A part of Streptomyces sp. DSM 40750 genomic DNA contains:
- a CDS encoding DUF2795 domain-containing protein gives MERGSNPVSPRKDDEMKHEMEGHLGSGRPTHVEEAYEPEPPADDDVRVDPGGPVPPPGEEREQAQADTAAEALRGELARRLERAAFPADRQTVLDVLEAHHAPEAAPGCRATAAGRR, from the coding sequence ATGGAGCGAGGCAGCAATCCCGTCAGTCCCCGTAAGGACGACGAGATGAAGCACGAAATGGAAGGTCATCTGGGGTCCGGCAGGCCCACTCACGTGGAGGAGGCGTACGAGCCCGAGCCGCCGGCGGACGACGACGTCCGTGTGGACCCAGGCGGACCGGTGCCGCCGCCCGGTGAGGAACGTGAGCAGGCTCAGGCGGACACGGCAGCGGAAGCCTTGCGTGGCGAACTGGCCCGCCGCCTTGAGCGAGCGGCTTTCCCGGCCGACCGGCAGACCGTGCTGGACGTCCTGGAAGCGCACCACGCACCGGAGGCGGCGCCTGGATGCCGTGCGACGGCTGCCGGACGGCGGTGA
- a CDS encoding hemerythrin domain-containing protein, whose product MAHGGSVIQELTTDHREVDDLFAQIEALPGADPQRRELADRLTMELIRHSVAEEEYLYPTVRRYVDGGDDLADKEIADHGEVERMLKELEDCQPGDGRFDTLILRLKNSVTAHVSDEENRLFPLLADVCSADALEELGEKVRSAKQHAPTRPHPSAPDTPPANKLLAPGTGMVDRLRDMLTGRGKQD is encoded by the coding sequence ATGGCACACGGCGGAAGCGTCATCCAGGAACTGACCACGGACCACCGCGAGGTGGACGACCTCTTCGCGCAGATCGAAGCGCTGCCCGGAGCCGACCCCCAGCGACGTGAGCTGGCGGACCGGCTCACCATGGAGCTGATCCGGCACTCGGTGGCGGAGGAGGAGTACCTGTACCCGACGGTGCGCCGGTACGTCGACGGGGGAGACGACCTCGCCGACAAGGAGATCGCAGACCACGGCGAAGTCGAGCGCATGCTCAAGGAGCTCGAAGACTGCCAACCCGGGGACGGGCGTTTCGACACGCTGATCCTGCGGCTGAAGAATTCCGTCACGGCGCATGTCAGCGACGAGGAGAATCGGCTCTTCCCGTTGCTGGCCGACGTCTGCTCCGCCGATGCCCTGGAGGAGCTCGGCGAGAAGGTCCGCTCGGCCAAGCAGCACGCTCCCACCCGCCCGCACCCGTCCGCGCCGGACACCCCGCCCGCGAACAAACTCCTCGCGCCCGGAACCGGCATGGTCGACCGCCTGCGCGACATGCTCACCGGGCGCGGAAAGCAGGACTGA